The genomic stretch ATCGCCGTTCACACCACCGTGGCGAACCACGACGATGCCAGGCACCTGGCGCGGGAGGTGATCACAGCCGGACTGGCGGCCTGCGCCCAGCTCGAGCCGATCGAGAGCGTCTACATCTGGAAGGGGGAGCTGGTGGAGGAACCGGAGTTCCGGATCACCTTCAAGACCACACGGCAGCATCTGCAGCCGCTGATGGAGATGGTCCGTGGGGCCCACCCCTACGAGATCCCCGCGATCACGGCCACTCCCCAGCAGGATCCCGATCCCGACTATCTGAGCTGGGTGATCGGGCAAACGAGACCCCGGGAGGGGAGAGGGCCGACGCCAGCGGATGCCGTCACTGACCGGCAGTCAACGCCGTAGCCAGGCTGGAGCGAGAGGCGACAGGATGGCAGCCTTGCCGCCTGCTCCTGCGCCGCGATGAACCCCAGCGCCCTCAGCTCCGGCCTACCGATGAGCGCGCCGCCGCCTCCCTGGGTGGATACGCGCACGCCGCTGGGCCGGCTGATCGCCGCGGTGCTGGCGGTGGAGCCCATGCGGCAGCTGCTCTTCCTCCAGGCCCGGCGGATGATGATCCGCACGGCTGAATCGCGGGGCATCCCCTGGCGGCGGCGCCGCGAGCAGCTGCGGCAGGCGGCCGAACCCCTGCTGGCCGCCAGCACGGATGCGGCCGTGGTGGCACCCCCGTACTACCGCGCCCGCTTCCACGCCTATGCGGAGGGAAACCTCTGCTGGGAGGCCGCCTGCGAAGCGGAGCAGGCCACCGATTCGGTGGCCCTGCGGGTGTGGAAGGAGGAGAAACAGCTCACCCCAGAGGCCGCCCAGCAGCGGATGCGCGACGGCATCTACGCCGCGATCGCACCCAGCCTGAGCGCCCCGGTGCGTGACGCCCTCGACATCGGCTGCTCCGTGGGGGTGGGCACCCTGGCCCTGGCCGACTGGCTCGAGCAGAACGGCCACCTCGGCGTGCGCGTGAGCGGACTCGATCTTTCCCCCCAGATGCTGGCCGTGGCGCGGGTGCGCGACGCCGCGGGCCGCATCACGGCCTGGCACCACAGCGCCGCCGAAGCCACGGGCCTGCCGGCGGCAGGTTTCGATCTGATCACCGCCCAGTTCCTCTGCCATGAGCTTCCCGGGCACGCCAGCCGGGCCGTGCTGCTGGAAGCCTCGCGGCTGTTGCGGCCTGGTGGCGTGCTGGCCCTGGTGGACCAGGATCCGGAAGCGGACGTGATCCGCGCCATGCCACCGGCCCTGGCCACCCTGCTCAAGGCCACCGAGCCCTACCTCGAGGATTACTTCCGTCTCGACCTGCCCGCCGCCCTGGCCGACACGGGCTTCACCGCCATCCGCCGGGTGGCCTCCGACCACCGCCACCGGGTGCTGGTGGCCACCCGCCCATGATCCGCGTGCGGCTGTTCGCCGGCCTGCGCGAGCAGGCCGGCTGGGGGGAGCGCACCATGCCCATCCCGGCGGACTCTCCAGCGCCCACCACCCCGGCGACCATCTGGCGGCAGCTGGGTCTGGGGGAGGTCCTCCCGCCCCAGGTGCGGGTCGCGGTGAACCAGGGCTTCGCTCCGGCGGATCAGGCCCTCGGTCCCGGGGATGAGGTGGCCTTCCTGCCCCCGATCAGTGGTGGCTGACCCCATGGGCGACCCTGATGGCTGAGCCCCACCTCGAGCTCGTGCTGCAGCTCCATCCTGCCTGCTTCGATCCCCTGGCCGCCCTCACGGACTGGCACAGCAGCCTCACGGCCGGAGGCACCGAGCCGCCCGCTGCTGAGGCCCATTTCATCGGCCGGGTGCGCGGCCGCACGGCCGATGGCACACGGCTCGAGGCCCTGGAGCTGGAGCACTACCCCGGCATGACCGAGGCCCAGATCCAGCGGCTCGCCGCCGCCATCGGCCACCGCCACGGGCTGCTGGCGGTGCGGGTCGACCACCGGGTGGGCCGGGTGCTGCCGGGCGAGGCGATCGTGCTGGTGGCCGTGGCCGCCGATCGCCGCGGCCCGGCCCAGCGGGGCGGCCAGGACCTGCTCGAAGCCCTCAAGCACGACGCCCCCTTCTGGAAGCGGGAGTGGAGCGGTGGCGTGGGCCGCTGGGTGCAGGGCAACACGGCGTTCTGAACGCATCGCCTGTGACGGCCTTCTGAGCCCGCCGCAGCCAGGGGATCCTGAGACCACCGTCGTCAGAAGATCGGCAGGCGCAGCAGCTGCGCCCACAGCTCCGTGCCGGCCGAAAGGGAGCCCAGATCCGCCGGGATCTCCAGCAGCAGGTCGGCCCCCTGCAGCGAACCGATGCGTGAAGAGGCCTGGCTGCCCTCCACCACCGCCAGCAGCTCCCCCTCGGGCCCCACCCGCAGACAGGCCCGGGCCAGCTCGGGCCGGCCGGCACCGCGCTTCAGCCCGGAAGCCAGGCGCACCTTCAGGCGCGGCAGCGGCTCCACCGGCGCGCCCTCCAGCCGCTGCAGCGCCGGCACCAGCAGCTGCAGCGCCGTGATCGCCGCCGCCACCGGATTGCCCGGCAATCCAAAAAAGGGTGTGCCCAGCAGGTCGCCGAAGGCGAAGGGCCGGCCGGGCTTGAGGAACAGCTTCCAGAAGGCCACCGATCCCAACTCCGCCAGCAGTGGCCTGATCCAGTCGCTGTCGCCTGCCGACACACCGCCGGTGCTCACCACCACATCGCAGCCGGCGGCCAGTCCCAGCAGAGCCCCGCGCAGGGCGGCGGGCTGATCGGCCACCACCCGCCGCTCGGCCACCACCACCCCCAGCCGCGCCAGCAGCGCCACCAGCAAGGTGCCGTTGCTCTCCCAGATCTGCCCTGGCCCGCGGGCACTGCCCGCGGGCACCAGTTCATCGCCGCTGATCAGCAGCCCCAGCCGAGGCCGCGGCCGCAACGCCAGCTCCGCCACGCCGCAGCTGGCCAGCCGGCCGAGGTCGGCGGGGCCCAGCCGCACACCAGCGCTTAGCAGCTCCTGGCCGGCGGCGGCCTCCTCATCGGCGGCGCGGATCCAGGGGTTCTCCCCGGCCGCGCGGATCAGGCGCAGGCGCCCCCCGTCGGCCTCCACCAGCTCCTGGGGCAGCACACGGGTGGCCCCCTTCGGCAGCGGCGCCCCGGTGAGGATGCGGATCGCCTCGCCCTCCGCCAGGGGACTGGGGTAAGGAGCGCCGGGGGCCGAGCGGCCCAGCAGGGGCCATGAGTGTCCCACCTGCGGGACACTCGGATCCGCCAGGGCGTAGCCGTCCATGATCGAGGCCCGGAAGCCCGGCACCGCCTCACGGGCGATCACCGGTTCGGCACACACCCGCCCCAGGGCCTGCTCCAGCGGCAGGGTCTCGCTGCCGGCCAGGGGCGTGAGGGCCGCGAGCACCTGGCGGCGGGCCTCCTCAAGGGGCAGGCCTTCGCGGGGGTAGGGCTCTGGCGAGGCGGTGCTGCTGCTCATCGGGGCTCCCGGCTCAGGAGGGCGCGGCGCCCGGATGCTGCCAGACGCCGTGACGTCCCCCCGTCTTGCTCAGCAGCCGCACCGGGCCGATGGTCATGGCCGGATCCGCGGATTTCACCATGTCGTAGAGGGTGAGCAGGCCCACCTGGACGGCGGTGAGCGCCTCCATCTCCACTCCCGTGGGCCCGGTGGTGCGGGCGGCGGCCTCGACGCGCAGACCACGGCCATCGGCGCTGGGCTCGATGCGCACCTCCAGGCCCGTGAGGCCGATGGGGTGGCAGAGGGGGATCAGCTCCCAGGTGCGCTTGGCGCCCTGGATCGCCCCCACCCGTGCCACCGCCAGCACATCCCCCTTGGGGGCCCGGCCTTCGAGCACCAGCGCCAGCACCTGCGGATCCATGGTGATGAACCCCTCGGCCACGGCGCGGCGGTCGCTGGCGGGGCGGTCGCCCACCTCCACCATGTGCACCTCACCGCTGGCGTTGAGGTGGCTGAGCCGGCCCGGGACGGATTCCATGCCGGCGATCATGGCGCTTCAGGCTCACTTCTTCATCATCGAATCCTTCTGCATCGCGTCGTTGACCCGGGATCCTTGCTTCAGGGGCGCCCAGGCCATGGTCGCGTTGAACTTCTGGCACCAGATCAGCACCGACTTCTGCTGGCTCAGATTGATCGAGGCGGGAATCACATAGCTCTGGGCTCCCTTGCTCGAGCGCAGGGGGGCCAGCACG from Synechococcus sp. CBW1107 encodes the following:
- the cutA gene encoding divalent-cation tolerance protein CutA codes for the protein MTAPLDTLIAVHTTVANHDDARHLAREVITAGLAACAQLEPIESVYIWKGELVEEPEFRITFKTTRQHLQPLMEMVRGAHPYEIPAITATPQQDPDPDYLSWVIGQTRPREGRGPTPADAVTDRQSTP
- the glp gene encoding gephyrin-like molybdotransferase Glp, whose amino-acid sequence is MSSSTASPEPYPREGLPLEEARRQVLAALTPLAGSETLPLEQALGRVCAEPVIAREAVPGFRASIMDGYALADPSVPQVGHSWPLLGRSAPGAPYPSPLAEGEAIRILTGAPLPKGATRVLPQELVEADGGRLRLIRAAGENPWIRAADEEAAAGQELLSAGVRLGPADLGRLASCGVAELALRPRPRLGLLISGDELVPAGSARGPGQIWESNGTLLVALLARLGVVVAERRVVADQPAALRGALLGLAAGCDVVVSTGGVSAGDSDWIRPLLAELGSVAFWKLFLKPGRPFAFGDLLGTPFFGLPGNPVAAAITALQLLVPALQRLEGAPVEPLPRLKVRLASGLKRGAGRPELARACLRVGPEGELLAVVEGSQASSRIGSLQGADLLLEIPADLGSLSAGTELWAQLLRLPIF
- a CDS encoding molybdenum cofactor biosynthesis protein MoaE, translating into MAEPHLELVLQLHPACFDPLAALTDWHSSLTAGGTEPPAAEAHFIGRVRGRTADGTRLEALELEHYPGMTEAQIQRLAAAIGHRHGLLAVRVDHRVGRVLPGEAIVLVAVAADRRGPAQRGGQDLLEALKHDAPFWKREWSGGVGRWVQGNTAF
- the moaC gene encoding cyclic pyranopterin monophosphate synthase MoaC, which codes for MIAGMESVPGRLSHLNASGEVHMVEVGDRPASDRRAVAEGFITMDPQVLALVLEGRAPKGDVLAVARVGAIQGAKRTWELIPLCHPIGLTGLEVRIEPSADGRGLRVEAAARTTGPTGVEMEALTAVQVGLLTLYDMVKSADPAMTIGPVRLLSKTGGRHGVWQHPGAAPS
- a CDS encoding class I SAM-dependent methyltransferase, whose protein sequence is MNPSALSSGLPMSAPPPPWVDTRTPLGRLIAAVLAVEPMRQLLFLQARRMMIRTAESRGIPWRRRREQLRQAAEPLLAASTDAAVVAPPYYRARFHAYAEGNLCWEAACEAEQATDSVALRVWKEEKQLTPEAAQQRMRDGIYAAIAPSLSAPVRDALDIGCSVGVGTLALADWLEQNGHLGVRVSGLDLSPQMLAVARVRDAAGRITAWHHSAAEATGLPAAGFDLITAQFLCHELPGHASRAVLLEASRLLRPGGVLALVDQDPEADVIRAMPPALATLLKATEPYLEDYFRLDLPAALADTGFTAIRRVASDHRHRVLVATRP
- a CDS encoding MoaD/ThiS family protein gives rise to the protein MIRVRLFAGLREQAGWGERTMPIPADSPAPTTPATIWRQLGLGEVLPPQVRVAVNQGFAPADQALGPGDEVAFLPPISGG